From Penicillium psychrofluorescens genome assembly, chromosome: 1, one genomic window encodes:
- a CDS encoding uncharacterized protein (ID:PFLUO_000037-T1.cds;~source:funannotate): MSLPALRRLTHTTPRTLARIPVVSRFPLRTPSATTTAAPRASHFSNMAARQSAAPPASVDKSYDPEIQDMASYIHQYNVDSDLAFDTARLVFLDTLGCGLEALKFKECAKLLGPVVDGTVVPHGTRVPGTPYQLDPVNGAFNIGAMIRWLDYNDCWLAAEWGHPSDNLGGILAVADWISRTNRAGGNVGQGKIVKVHEVLEAMIKAHEIQGVLALENSFNKVGLDHVVLVKVATTAVVAKMLGLNEKQTADAITQAWVDGQSLRTYRHTPNTMSRKSWAAGDACQRAVNLVLKVQKGEGGLHTVLSAPVWGFYDVLFKGKKFQYQRPYGSYVMENVLFKVSYPAEFHSQTAIEAAQTINKKLAAMGKSAKDIKEITNRTHEACIRIIDKQFKAMDNFADRDHCVQYMVATMLAFNRLTANDYADGSEAATSPLVEDLRKRIRCVEDEQFTKDYHNPSKRTIPNALTVTLHDGTVLEEVAVEAPLGHRLRREEAKPEILAKYKRHLQAHFDQARIDQLVNLGNDRKQLENYDVDQYVDLYVTEKMVPSA; encoded by the exons ATGTCCCTTCCCGCTTTGCGACGACTGACCCACACGACCCCCCGCACGTTGGCCCGCATCCCCGTCGTCTCCAGATTTCCTCTTCGAACTCCTtccgccacgaccaccgcTGCTCCCCGTGCCTCGCACTTTTCCAACATGGCCGCTCGTCAGTCTGCCGCTCCGCCGGCCTCCGTCGACAAGTCCTACGACCCCGAGATCCAGGACATGGCCAGCTACATCCACCAATACAACGTGGATTCCGACCTGGCG TTCGACACGGCTCGTCTGGTCTTCCTCGATACCCTTGGCTGTGGGTTGGAGGCCTTGAAGTTCAAGGAATGCGCGAAGCTGCTCGGCCCCGTGGTGGATGGCACCGTCGTCCCCCACGGCACCCGCGTGCCGGGAACGCCTTACCAGTTGGACCCCGTGAACGGTGCCTTCAACATTGGTGCCATGATCCGCTGGCTGGACTACAATGActgctggctggctgcgGAGTGGGGCCACCCCTCCGATAACCTGGGTGGTATTCTGGCTGTGGCGGACTGGATTTCGCGCACTAACCGTGCGGGCGGCAACGTAGGCCAGGGCAAGATTGTCAAGGTCCACGAGGTTCTGGAGGCCATGATCAAAGCCCACGAGATCCAGGGTgtgctggcgctggagaacTCGTTCAACAAGGTCGGCCTGGACCACGTCGTGCTAGTCAAGGTCGCGACTACGGCCGTTGTCGCCAAGATGCTCGGATTGAACGAGAAGCAGACCGCCGACGCTATCACCCAGGCCTGGGTGGACGGCCAGAGCCTCCGCACTTACCGTCACACGCCCAACACTATGTCGCGCAAGTCGTGGGCTGCCGGTGATGCCTGCCAACGTGCTGTCAACTTGGTTTTGAAGGTGCAGAAGGGTGAGGGTGGTCTGCACACTGTGCTCTCTGCTCCTGTCTGGGGCTTCTATGATGTCCTgttcaagggcaagaagttCCAGTACCAGCGTCCGTATGGCAGCTACGTTATGGAGAACGTTCTGTTCAAGGTGTCCTATCCTG CCGAATTTCATTCTCAGACTGCGATTGAAGCGGCTCAGACCATCAATAAGAAGCTTGCCGCCATGGGCAAGAGCGCCAAGGACATCAAGGAAATTACCAACCGCACTCACGAGGCCTGCATCCGTATTATCGACAAGCAGTTTAAGGCAATGGACAACTTCGCTGACCGCGATCACTGTGTTCAG TACATGGTGGCCACGATGCTCGCTTTCAACCGCCTGACGGCCAACGACTACGCTGACGGCTCTGAGGCTGCAACCTCACCTCTGGTTGAGGATCTGCGCAAGCGCATCCGCTGCGTTGAGGATGAGCAGTTCACCAAGGACTACCACAACCCTAGCAAGCGCACAATCCCCAACGCGCTGACCGTCACCCTGCACGATGGCACCGTGCTTGAGGAAGTCGCTGTCGAGGCTCCGCTGGGCCACCGCCTGCGCCGTGAGGAGGCCAAGCCCGAGATCCTCGCCAAGTACAAGCGCCACCTGCAGGCACACTTTGACCAGGCCCGCATCGATCAGCTTGTGAACCTGGGCAATGACCGTAAGCAGCTGGAGAACTATGATGTTGACCAGTATGTCGACCTCTACGTCACGGAGAAGATGGTTCCCTCTGCGTAA
- a CDS encoding uncharacterized protein (ID:PFLUO_000038-T1.cds;~source:funannotate), with amino-acid sequence MSNPLVFITGGTGFIGSHVALALRKAGYRVRLSIRDLKQEAVLRARYSEFGGSIEVSLVPDFSKQEYFDTALKNVDYVFHLASPMPSAGGNLKKDYIDPAVNGTLAVLRAANAYRQIKCFSLDSDYVSITGELTLAIPPILRQRGETLGITALASRMVRTPRLDQAARTGSRREYFRYRPPNSKVAL; translated from the coding sequence ATGTCCAATCCTCTCGTCTTTATCACCGGTGGCACAGGCTTTATCGGTTCACATGTAGCCCTAGCCCTCCGAAAAGCAGGGTATCGCGTGCGCCTTAGTATTCGCGATCTAAAGCAAGAGGCTGTTCTTCGAGCGCGCTACAGTGAGTTCGGCGGGTCTATTGAGGTCAGCCTAGTCCCGGACTTTTCCAAGCAGGAGTACTTCGATACGGCCCTCAAAAATGTAGACTATGTCTTCCATCTTGCTTCTCCGATGCCCTCCGCAGGCGGCAATTTGAAGAAAGACTACATCGATCCCGCCGTGAACGGTACGCTAGCGGTTCTTCGAGCTGCGAATGCATACCGGCAGATCAAGTGTTTCAGTCTTGATAGTGACTACGTAAGCATCACTGGCGAGCTGACGCTGGCCATTCCGCCAATTCTCCGTCAGCGGGGCGAGACCCTGGGGATCACCGCATTGGCGTCTCGGATGGTCCGGACACCAAGGTTGGACCAGGCGGCACGCACAGGCTCGCGCAGGGAGTATTTCCGATACAGACCGCCGAATTCAAAAGTGGCATTGTGA
- a CDS encoding uncharacterized protein (ID:PFLUO_000039-T1.cds;~source:funannotate), with protein MSDSSYDYIIIGGGLAGSALTGRLAELQSPRSILILEVGPDVAGHPLTGSPQACFGAHGSPLDWAYTTVPRFISTATSATMLPHLDSEKCLGLRYGGATGQWRRLELQGLIALLQTL; from the exons ATGTCTGACAGCAGCTACGACTACATTATCATTGGCGGTGGTCTCGCCGGCTCTGCCCTCACCGGTCGCTTGGCCGAGCTGCAGTCACCGCGCtccattctcatcctcgaaGTCGGCCCTGACGTGGCCGGACACCCTCTCACTGGCTCGCCTCAGGCTTGCTTTGGCGCCCACGGCTCCCCACTTGACTGGGCGTACACTACTGTGCCCAGATTCATCTCGACGGCCACCAGTGCTACAATGCTGCCG CATCTGGACTCGGAGAAATGCCTTGGACTACGATATGGGGGTGCAACTGGTCAATGGCGACGCCTGGAGCTACAAGGGCTTATTGCCCTACTTCAAACGCTCTGA
- a CDS encoding uncharacterized protein (ID:PFLUO_000040-T1.cds;~source:funannotate): MPITEFLFPALKNDKASIEAIARIAPIFRKKLTYPNPGFLSGFRGFIVTENEKDVRDDFREIVIFEWDRMDSFHSFLKSVQFKDAVSSIKHLMDGPATLQLFDMNVGPRDAASSPIVEIIRTSISKSENVDASLKAWEKLSGHLGHQTSVTYGKSSNLENDVVAGMIGWQGLIESSEGSQQESFLEALDSLRSFGEMSRITIDIEALELDPL; this comes from the exons ATGCCTATCACCGAGTTCCTCTTCCCAGCACTCAAGAATGATAAAGCTTCGATCGAGGCAATCGCACGAATCGCCCCAATCTTCCGCAAGAAATTGACATATCCCAATCCCGGATTTCTTAGCGGGTTCCGTGGATTTATTGTTACCGAAAATGAAAAGGATGTGAGAGACGACTTCAGGGAGATTGTCATCTTCG AATGGGACAGGATGGACTCTTTTCACAGCTTTCTCAAATCAGTGCAGTTTAAGGACGCCGTATCGTCCATCAAGCATTTGATGGATGGGCCCGCAACGCTACAACTCTTTGACATGAACGTTGGTCCTAGAGATGCGGCTTCATCGCCTATTGTCGAGATAATTCGGACCAGTATTTCAAAGTCCGAAAACGTTGACGCCTCGTTAAAAGCATGGGAGAAGCTATCTGGGCATCTCGGTCATCAAACTTCTGTTACATACGGGAAAAGCTCGAACTTGGAAAATGATGTCGTTGCCGGGATGATAGGCTGGCAGGGCTTAATA GAGTCCTCGGAAGGATCTCAACAAGAGAGCTTCTTGGAAGCGCTGGATTCTCTGAGATCCTTCGGAGAGATGTCCCGAATCACTATTGATATTGAAGCGCTGGAACTAGATCCTCTTTAG
- a CDS encoding uncharacterized protein (ID:PFLUO_000041-T1.cds;~source:funannotate) → MRPLSFTIATALAWACAVSSTAILLPLYIWPSGDVWDPVYDAIASHPNIPFYVIINPSSGPGDTEYPASDYITGVAKLNSFDNVRVLGYIPTGYTARNMSEVRSYIFKYGKWSSYTASNISISGIFFDEAPNENDPAKIAYMRKAANYVKSSQFATSDNAPKTVVFNPGTIAAPGYLDSATFVVQYEGTYANWESQNPLKSLPLSQRNQTAAILNETPLTARFTNTARSMHTMGLGAMYMASGCCYKNDNTVEKVADAMAEA, encoded by the exons ATGCGTCCTCTGTCCTTCACTATCGCCACAGCTCTTGCCTGGGCTTGCGCTGTGTCATCGACAGCAATTCTGCTGCCGCTGTACATCTGGCCTAGCGGCGATGTCTGGGATCCGGTCTATGATGCCATTGCATCTCACCCTAACATTCCTTTCTACGTGATCATCAACCCAAGTAGTGGACCCGGCGACACAG AATATCCGGCGTCTGACTATATAACCGGAGTCGCCAAGTTGAACAGCTTCGACAACGTCCGCGTCCTCGGTTACATTCCTACCGGATATACCGCACGTAACATGTCAGAGGTGCGCAGTTACATCTTCAAGTACGGCAAGTGGTCTTCCTATACAGCGAGcaacatctccatctcagGGATTTTCTTCGACGAGGCTCCCAACGAAAATGACCCGGCCAAGATCGCATACATGCGAAAGGCTGCCAACTACGTCAAGTCTTCCCAATTCGCGACATCAGACAACGCTCCTAAGACGGTCGTCTTCAATCCGGGCACTATCGCTGCTCCAGGATATCTGGATTCTGCTACGTTTGTTGTCCAGTACGAGGGCACATATGCGAACTGGGAATCTCAGAATCCCTTGAAGTCTTTACCTTTAAGTCAGAGGAATCAGACCGCAGCTATTCTGAACGAGACGCCACTTACTGCACGCTTCACCAATACTGCTCGCTCGATGCACACAATGGGACTGGGTGCTATGTACATGGCCAGCGGCTGCTGCTACAAAAATGACAATACTGTGGAGAAGGTAGCAGATGCTATGGCAGAGGCCTAG
- a CDS encoding uncharacterized protein (ID:PFLUO_000042-T1.cds;~source:funannotate) produces the protein MLSQLFARRIPLACRAIAAPTGAFRTPRWSSSISQRPGSDSVRFPGAVDSKFTTQMSFLKASDLPAIPTYRVMDANGELVDGTRGPPDVTDEEVLTWYKNMLTVSIMDVVMFEAQRQGRLSFYMVSAGEEGITIGSAAALTPDDVVFAQYREAGVFQQRGFTLKDFMSQLFANHNDTGKGRNMPVHYGQNYPRTHTISSPLATQIPQAAGAAYALKLQDLQNPNRAPRIVTCYFGEGAASEGDFHAALNIAATRSCPVVFLCRNNGYAISTPTLEQYRGDGIASRGVGYGIDTIRVDGNDVFAVNEAMKEARRLALSDGGRPVLIEAMSYRVSHHSTSDDSFAYRARVEVEDWKRRDNPIIRLRKWLEKQGLWSEDLEKETRDTLRKAVLKEFSDAERVKKPPLREAFEDVYENITEEAQEQMKELKRILETYPDEYDLRPYKYGVKGLD, from the exons ATGCTGTCGCAGCTCTTCGCCCGACGCATCCCCCTGGCGTGCAGAGCAATTGCTGCGCCGACCGGTGCATTTCGTACCCCGCGAtggagcagctccatctcgCAACGGCCAGGGTCGGACAG TGTCCGATTCCCCGGTGCTGTGGATAGCAAGTTCACCACCCAAATGTCCTTCCTCAAGGCATCCGACTTGCCCGCCATCCCCACCTACCGCGTGATGGACGCCAACGGCGAGCTGGTGGACGGAACACGGGGGCCTCCCGACGTTACGGATGAAGAGGTTCTGACGTGGTATAAGAATATGCTGACCG TGAGCATCATGGATGTGGTCATGTTCGAGGCACAACGGCAAGGTCGATTGAGTTTTTACATG GTTTCGGCCGGAGAAGAGGGCATTACTATCGGCTCCGCCGCGGCATTGACCCCGGACGATGTCGTATTTGCCCAATATCGCGAGGCAGGTGTCTTTCAACAACGCGGATTTACCCTCAAGGATTTCATGAGCCAGCTCTTCGCCAATCATAATGATACTGGCAAAGGCCGGAACATGCCAGTCCACTATGGACAAAACTATCCCCGAACG CACACAATTTCCTCACCCCTTGCCACTCAAATCCCCCaggctgctggtgctgccTATGCCCTCAAACTCCAAGATCTGCAGAACCCAAATCGGGCCCCGCGGATAGTGACATGCTACTTTGGCGAGGGCGCGGCCAGCGAGGGCGACTTCCATGCAGCGCTGAATATCGCCGCCACACGGTCCTGTCCAGTAGTGTTCCTATGCCGGAACAACGGATATGCGATTTCCACACCGACTCTGGAGCAGTATCGCGGTGATGGCATCGCCAGCCGTGGCGTGGGATATGGAATTGATACAATTAGGGTGGACGGCAACGATGTATTTGCAGTGAACGAGGCAATGAAGGAGGCACGGAGACTAGCTCTGAGTGACGGCGGGCGGCCAGTTTTGATCGAAGCGATGAGCTATCGGGTCTCGCATCACAGCACCAGTGACGACAGCTTTGCATACCGTGCCCGCGTCGAAGTTGAAGACTGGAAGCGTCGCGATAATCCAATCATCAGGTTGCGCAAATGGCTCGAAAAGCAGGGACTGTGGAgtgaggatctggagaaagagaCTCGCGACACATTGCGGAAGGCAGTGCTGAAGGAGTTCAGTGACGCTGAGCGCGTGAAAAAGCCCCCGCTTCGGGAGGCCTTTGAGGATGTCTATGAGAATATTACGGAGGAGGCTCAAGAACAGATGAAGGAGCTCAAGCGCATTCTGGAGACTTATCCCGATGAGTACGATCTGAGACCCTATAAATATGGAGTGAAGGGCCTGGACTAG
- a CDS encoding uncharacterized protein (ID:PFLUO_000043-T1.cds;~source:funannotate) — MIDTENLYQVLSTDICTPIPEATVSRIISRPPFITVPGVSNIRDLSHGNGVRPGFVYRSGNLSDITDEGKSVLVARIGVSTIFDLRNQSEREKAPSPEIEGIKTIWMPYGARPASLNLRDFARKDHSAIGFVKMYMGILNSAAPAFRQVFQHVQSCPHDPFIFHCSAGKDRTGVLASLILLLVGRSHDEIIIDYILTRVGLESGRENFQQVLDLHLGTDQMRPEVAGLLELSGVRPSAMAAFLKTFEETYDGGVEGYLTEKLGFSRVEVQMMRRNLVD, encoded by the exons ATGATTGACACGGAGAACCTCTACCAAGTGCTGAGCACTGATATCTGCACCCCGATACCTGAAGCAACAGTATCCAGGATCATTTCCCGGCCGCCCTTCATCACCGTGCCCGGAGTCTCCAATATCCGAGATCTCAGCCATGGCAACGGAGTGCGCCCGGGTTTCGTCTACCGGTCCGGGAACTTATCTGATATCACGGACGAGGGGAAATCAGTTCTAGTCGCTCGCATCGGGGTCAGCACGATCTTCGATCTGCGGAATCAATCAGAGAGGGAAAAGGCCCCGAGCCCCGAAATCGAGGGGATCAAAACAATATGGATGCCCTACGGCGCTCGCCCTGCATCATTGAACTTGCGGGATTTTGCCAGAAAGGATCATAGCGCTATTGGGTTCGTGAAGATGTACATGGGGATTTTGAACTCTGCCGCTCCGGCCTTCCGCCAGGTTTTCCAACACGTCCAGAGCTGTCCCCATGATCCGTTTATCTTTCATTGCTCTG CCGGCAAAGACCGCACAGGGGTATTAGCCAGtctcattcttcttctcgtcggaCGTTCCCACGACGAAATTATCATCGACTACATCCTCACCCGTGTCGGACTGGAAAGTGGTCGGGAGAATTTCCAGCAGGTGCTTGATCTCCACCTTGGAACCGATCAAATGCGGCCCGAAGTGGCTGGGTTGTTGGAATTGAGTGGCGTTCGGCCcagcgccatggcggcctTTCTCAAAACCTTTGAGGAGACTTACGACGGTGGCGTCGAGGGATATCTGACCGAGAAACTTGGCTTCTCGCGTGTCGAAGTACAAATGATGCGGCGAAACTTGGTGGATTAG
- a CDS encoding uncharacterized protein (ID:PFLUO_000044-T1.cds;~source:funannotate), which translates to MHLWKSLSLATLSSGLPALAQQVHNLGGDGWTVSSKALNISVPGHLPSQVHLDLLAAGKIAKSSWLVFNGLDTFTTIEFCGQHIGTTDNQFRQYTFDISQALSSCKGEPVLSIDFGSAPKIADAIADDPSSEKWPYGPQQVYEYTNRWYIRKEQSDFGWDWGPAFAPAGPWRDAYLVQFDREESVYILNTDLDIHRKGQINHITPDQSAPWVVNASIDFIGTLPSRPSMTIDIKDVESGECLKQGTLENISVSGKAISGSIVVDANAPKLWWPNGLGKQNLYYATVTVHDGQKEELACVTKRTGFRTIFLNRNNITEAQLAQGIAPGANWHFEVNGQEFYAKGSNLIPPDAFWPRVTEARMQRLFGAVVAGRQNMLRVWASGAYLPDFMYDLADENGVLLWSEFQFSDAMYPVAKPFLENVAAEVEYNVRRVNHHPSLALWAGGNEIESLELPLTQEADPDHYSYYVGQYEELFISLILPIVYDNSRSISYMPSSTNNGFLWVNMSAPVPMAERYNNITAGSYYGDTDYYNYDSSVAFDFDGYPVGRFANEFGFHSMPSLQTWQQAVPPDMLHFNSSTVMLRNHHYPSGDLSTHNFKNSSMGMGEMTMAVERYYPIPNKENSVANFSAWCHATQLFQADMYKSEIQFYRRGSGMPNRQLGSLYWQLEDIWQAPTWAGIEYDGRWKVLHYMARDIYQPVIVSPFWNHSTGALSVYVTSDLWETATGSVSLKWLDLSGKPLAGNAGIPETKRFTVGGLNTTQIVATNIADLSIPDKKNAVLVMSVTAQGHLPNAENNSPSTFTHQNFLTPTWPKDLTLEDPKIELSHDAQTGTFTVEAKNAVSLYTWLDYPAGVVGYFEDNSFTLVPGEKRTLKFTVQTDETNGKWMHDVTVTSLWDQTTR; encoded by the exons ATGCATCTCTGGAAGAGTCTCTCGCTGGCCACACTGTCGTCAGGTCTTCCGGCCCTGGCACAGCAGGTCCATAAcctcggtggtgatggctggACTGTCAGCAGTAAAGCGCTCAACATCAGTGTCCCTGGCCATTTGCCTTCTCAGGTGCACTTGGATCTATTGGCGGCCGGAAAGATCG CGAAATCTTCTTGGCTTGTTTTCAACGGACTCGACACCTTCACCACGATTGAATTCTGTGGACAGCACATTGGTACAACCGATAACCAATTCCGCCAGTATACTTTCGATATTTCGCAAGCATTGAGCAGTTGCAAGGGTGAACCCGTGTTGTCAATCGATTTTGGAAGCGCGCCCAAGATTGCTGATGCGATCGCTGATGACCCGTCTTCGGAGA AGTGGCCCTATGGTCCCCAGCAGGTCTACGAATATACGAACCGCTGGTACATTCGGAAAGAACAGTCAGATTTTGGATGGGATTGGGGCCCTGCCTTTGCACCCGCTGGTCCATGGAGAGATGCATACTTGGTCCAGTTTGACCGCGAAGAAAGTGTCTACATTCTGAACACGGATTTGGACATTCATCGCAAAGGGCAGATCAATCATATTACCCCAGACCAGAGCGCGCCTTGGGTAGTGAATGCCAGTATTGACTTTATTGGAACCCTTCCCAGCCGACCGTCCATGACCATTGACATCAAGGACGTCGAGTCAGGAGAGTGTCTAAAGCAAGGGACCTTGGAGAATATTTCTGTGTCTGGGAAGGCTATCAGTGGCAGCATCGTCGTTGACGCCAATGCTCCTAAACTGTGGTGGCCTAACGGCCTGGGCAAGCAGAATTTGTACTATGCCACTGTTACCGTTCACGATGGTCAGAAGGAGGAATTGGCTTGTGTGACGAAGCGCACTGGTTTCCGCACCATCTTCCTCAACCGCAACAATATTACAGAGGCACAACTCGCTCAAGGAATCGCCCCTGGAGCAAACTGGCACTTTGAAGTCAACGGACAAGAGTTCTACGCCAAGGGGTCAAACTTGATTCCACCCGACGCTTTCTGGCCCCGAGTCACCGAGGCCAGGATGCAGCGGTTGTTTGGTGCCGTTGTGGCTGGACGCCAAAATATGCTCCGAGTCTGGGCATCCGGTGCCTACCTCCCTGACTTCATGTACGATCTTGCGGATGAGAATGGTGTTTTGCTGTGGAGTGAATTTCAATTCAGCGATGCCATGTACCCCGTTGCTAAGCCCTTCCTGGAAAACGTTGCCGCAGAAGTTGAATACAATGTGAGACGTGTCAACCACCACCCTTCTTTGGCCTTATGGGCTGGTGGAAATGAGATCGAGAGCCTGGAGCTGCCTCTCACCCAGGAAGCTGACCCAGACCATTACTCCTATTACGTTGGTCAGTATGAAGAGCTGTTCATCAGTCTCATTCTGCCCATCGTTTATGACAACTCGCGCTCCATCTCATACATGCCCAGCAGCACAAACAATGGCTTTCTTTGGGTCAACATGTCCGCTCCAGTTCCCATGGCCGAACGCTATAACAACATCACGGCAGGGTCCTACTACGGAGATACGGACTACTACAATTATGACAGCAGCGTGGCCTTTGACTTTGATGGCTATCCTGTGGGCCGCTTCGCGAATGAATTCGGCTTCCATAGTATGCCCAGCTTGCAAACCTGGCAACAAGCCGTGCCTCCCGATATGTTGCACTTTAACAGCAGCACTGTCATGCTTCGGAACCACCACTATCCGTCCGGCGACTTGAGCACGCACAACTTCAAAAATTCCTCCATGGGAATGGGAGAAATGACTATGGCCGTCGAACGGTACTATCCAATCCCAAACAAGGAGAACAGTGTCGCCAACTTTAGTGCCTGGTGCCATGCGACTCAGCTGTTTCAGGCTGATATGTATAAATCCGAGATCCAATTCTATCGCCGCGGCAGCGGAATGCCGAATCGTCAGCTTGGGTCACTTTACTGGCAGCTCGAGGATATTTGGCAGGCTCCCACATGGGCGGGCATTGAGTATGACGGGCGCTGGAAGGTTCTTCATTATATGGCGCGTGATATCTATCAGCCAGTCATTGTCTCTCCTTTCTGGAATCATTCGACTGGCGCGCTTTCAGTTTATGTGACTTCCGATCTCTGGGAGACAGCGACTGGATCTGTCAGCCTCAAGTGGTTGGATCTGTCCGGCAAGCCTCTGGCAGGCAATGCAGGCATACCGGAGACCAAGCGCTTTACCGTGGGTGGTCTCAATACCACGCAGATTGTCGCAACAAACATTGCGGACCTCTCTATCCCAGACAAGAAGAATGCTGTCTTGGTGATGTCTGTCACTGCCCAAGGCCACCTTCCAAATGCCGAGAACAATTCGCCCAGCACTTTCACCCATCAGAACTTCTTAACACCCACCTGGCCCAAGGACCTTACTCTTGAGGACCCAAAAATCGAACTCTCTCATGATGCCCAAACTGGCACTTTTACTGTCGAGGCCAAGAACGCCGTTTCCCTTTATACCTGGCTCGACTATCCGGCAGGTGTGGTTGGGTATTTTGAGGATAATTCATTTACTTTGGTTCCAGGCGAGAAGCGTACGCTCAAGTTTACGGTTCAGACCGATGAAACGAATGGAAAGTGGATGCACGATGTTACAGTAACCAGTTTGTGGGACCAGACGACCCGTTGA
- a CDS encoding uncharacterized protein (ID:PFLUO_000045-T1.cds;~source:funannotate) has protein sequence MLLPLSIKRVDGSFQSSLSSGGLVTSLSGLTKSTEFRWFGWPGIEVKDANDRELVSQSLEEQKAIPIFLDSDLAHEHYNGFSNRILWPILHYQSGVTFDDGPWQAYKRVNELFANAIADATDSGNLIWVHDYHLMLLPELLRSRLLQQGKSCAIGFSLHTPFPAGDFWRNLPVRKHLIDGMLSSDLIGFHTEEYKQNFSDTCASLLGARTEIPNQIQYKNRLICIDRFIVGIDPQKFTDALQEPDVQERIRTLEERYNGVKVIIGVDRLDHIKGLTQKLKGFDAFLDDHPELRNKVVLIQVAVPSREDVKEYQELETELSTLAGKINGKHATPEGTPLLYMHRSVPFTELTALYSVADVCLLTSTRDGMNLVSFEYVACQEKRHGVLVLSEFAGAASFMGQGSISFHPANTTELSEAIFRALNLDPSERKKKYEYLRDFVNFNTSARWGQTFTDKLSQRCRRPGDPC, from the exons ATGTT GCTTCCCCTTTCGATTAAACGCGTGGACGGATCATTTCAGTCCTCCCTCTCGAGTGGAGGTCTGGTCACCTCTTTGTCGGGGTTGACAAAGTCGACAGAGTTCCGATGGTTTGGCTGGCCTGGAATTGAGGTAAAAGATGCAAATGATAGGGAGCTGGTATCGCAAAGCTTGGAAGAGCAGAAAGCAATTCCGATATTCCTTGATAGCGACCTGGCACATGAGCACTACAATGGATTCTCAA ATCGAATCCTATGGCCAATCTTGCATTACCAGTCAGGCGTAACGTTCGACGACGGACCCTGGCAGGCGTACAAACGAGTCAACGAGCTCTTCGCCAACGCCATTGCGGATGCGACTGACAGCGGAAACCTGATCTGGGTGCATGACTACCATCTCATGTTACTCCCGGAGCTGCTACGCAGCCGACTGCTGCAGCAAGGCAAATCCTGTGCTATCGGGTTTTCATTGCATACTCCATTCCCCGCGGGCGATTTCTGGAGAAATCTCCCGGTGCGCAAGCATCTAATCGATGGCATGCTATCAAGTGATTTGATTGGATTCCATACCGAGGAATACAAGCAGAACTTCAGCGACACGTGTGCTAGTCTTCT TGGAGCGCGTACCGAGATCCCCAATCAGATTCAGTATAAGAACAGGTTGATTTGTATCGACAGGTTCATCGTCGGGATCGACCCGCAAAAGTTCACAGATGCATTGCAAGAGCCCGACGTACAAGAGCGGATCCGTACGCTCGAAGAGCGATACAATGGGGTCAAGGTTATTATCGGAGTGGACCGGCTCGATCATATCAAAGGCTTGACACAAAAACTGAAAGGCTTTGATGCTTTCCTCGACGATCACCCCGAACTCCGAAATAAAGTAGTGTTGATTCAGGTTGCCGTGCCCAGCCGAGAAGATGTCAAGGAGTACCAAGAGCTCGAGACCGAATTGAGTACGCTGGCGGGAAAAATCAATGGAAAGCATG CTACTCCCGAGGGTACGCCGCTGCTATACATGCACCGGTCGGTCCCCTTTACTGAGCTTACAGCCCTGTACTCCGTGGCAGATGTGTGCCTGCTCACTTCTACTCGAGACGGCATGAACCTAGTATCATTCGAGTATGTGGCCTGCCAAGAGAAGAGGCATGGTGTTCTAGTGCTGTCCGAGTTTGCGGGAGCTGCCTCATTTATGGGACAAGGTAGCATTTCCTTCCACCCGGCCAACACGACTGAACTCTCCGAGGCCATCTTCCGTGCTCTGAATCTGGACCCGAGTGAGCGGAAGAAAAAATACGAATATTTGCGCGACTTTGTCAATTTCAATACGAG TGCTCGATGGGGACAGACCTTTACCGATAAGCTGTCCCAGCGTTGTCGACGCCCTGGTGATCCGTGCTAA